The Trypanosoma brucei gambiense DAL972 chromosome 10, complete sequence genome has a segment encoding these proteins:
- a CDS encoding caltractin, putative: MSSLDSVREDILDVFHIFDEDGSGSITMQELKRAIYTITGIRISRIDLSILVRTCKEEMLKESARKSEAGANVAGKAGEKLWTPEPESEVNTVDPQLFAAVVLKTLNRRTQEQELLFTFRLLEDKDYPGFITKDSLKRASADIDEHLTDQEVNEMFDKLVTGVSAAAIDFVTFSSLMETLRKSI, encoded by the coding sequence ATGTCGTCTTTAGACTCTGTTAGAGAAGATATCCTCGatgtttttcatatttttgatGAAGACGGATCGGGCAGCATTACTATGCAAGAGCTCAAAAGGGCAATTTACACAATAACTGGAATTCGTATATCGCGTATTGATCTTTCCATACTGGTTCGGACATGTAAAGAAGAGATGTTGAAGGAGTCTGCCAGGAAATCGGAAGCTGGTGCTAATGTAGCTGGAAAAGCGGGGGAAAAGTTGTGGACACCTGAACCGGAGTCTGAGGTGAACACTGTTGATCCTCAGTTGTTTGCAGCTGTTGTGTTGAAGACGTTGAATAGACGAACGCAGGAGCAGGAACTGCTTTTTACCTTCCGTCTTCTCGAAGATAAGGATTATCCAGGTTTTATTACGAAAGATAGTTTGAAACGGGCATCTGCAGATATTGACGAGCATTTGACAGATCAGGAGGTGAATGAGATGTTTGACAAACTTGTCACCGGGGTGTCCGCTGCTGCAATCGATTTTGtaactttttcttcgctgATGGAAACACTACGAAAGTCGATTTAG